The following coding sequences are from one Sandaracinaceae bacterium window:
- a CDS encoding monovalent cation/H(+) antiporter subunit G has product MGDVLQIIGAFFVVVGAVFCVIGGIGVVRLPDFYSRCHGSGMTDSAGAGALLLGLMCFAEPLVAFKLLILVAFLWVSSAVSTHSLAKAAYSKGVRIENVPQKDWTIAPPPPPEPTLATADSGLIVPAAATELSPPAPGTEDGSGSAGADETAHATPDTDEEPA; this is encoded by the coding sequence GTGGGCGACGTCCTGCAGATCATTGGCGCGTTCTTCGTGGTGGTGGGCGCCGTCTTCTGCGTCATCGGCGGCATCGGCGTCGTGCGGCTGCCGGACTTCTACTCGCGCTGCCATGGTTCCGGGATGACGGACTCGGCCGGTGCAGGAGCGCTGCTGTTGGGCCTGATGTGCTTCGCCGAGCCGCTGGTCGCGTTCAAGCTGCTCATCCTGGTGGCGTTTCTTTGGGTCTCGAGCGCGGTCTCCACGCACTCGCTGGCCAAGGCAGCCTACTCGAAGGGTGTGCGCATCGAGAACGTCCCCCAGAAGGACTGGACCATCGCGCCGCCGCCACCGCCAGAGCCGACGTTGGCCACGGCGGACTCGGGCCTCATCGTTCCCGCGGCCGCGACGGAGCTCTCGCCGCCGGCGCCCGGAACCGAGGACGGATCAGGCTCGGCCGGGGCCGACGAGACCGCTCACGCGACGCCCGACACGGACGAGGAGCCGGCCTGA
- a CDS encoding monovalent cation/H+ antiporter subunit D family protein, giving the protein MSEHLPILMVLVPLLSAPLVVLIKHRKASRVIATAACALSAAAAWALALQMDGAVSYPLGGWQPAIGIELRVDFAGAYVAAIVSTIATFAISLGTRGAREDVEGREMFFYAAFLMCVAGLMGMVVTGDAFNVFVFLEISSLSTYTLVAMGKQRRALTAALNYLFLGTLGGTFVLIGIGLMYQMTGSLNAATVSARIREVEQLRTVHVAFAFLAVGLGIKLAVFPLHQWLPGAYSQAPHAVSSFLAGTATKVMYFQLIRVVVSFFGVAYVFHTLQLGAVLLPLSLVAMFAGSLSACYQPSLRRLLAYSSIGQVGYLTLALSLGTQAGLEAGLLHLGAHAVTKTALFIVAAAFIAQVGDDRIDGLAGLGKRFPLLSLGFVVGGLSLIGVPGTVGFVSKWALLEAALADGKPWLAFAVLASSMLAVVYVFRVVEVLYFRAPSPNAAPLVRERPDWGSWVPAALLLVVTVGLGVFSELPSAYVATAAQSLFGGAR; this is encoded by the coding sequence GTGAGCGAGCACCTGCCCATCCTGATGGTCCTGGTGCCGCTCTTGTCGGCGCCGCTCGTGGTGCTCATCAAGCATCGCAAGGCCAGTCGTGTCATCGCCACCGCCGCGTGCGCCCTCAGCGCGGCCGCCGCCTGGGCCCTCGCGCTGCAGATGGACGGCGCCGTGAGCTACCCCCTCGGCGGGTGGCAGCCCGCCATCGGCATCGAGCTGCGCGTGGACTTCGCGGGGGCGTACGTGGCAGCCATCGTCAGCACCATCGCCACCTTCGCCATCAGCCTCGGCACGCGCGGCGCGCGCGAAGACGTCGAGGGGCGCGAGATGTTCTTCTACGCCGCGTTCCTCATGTGCGTGGCGGGGCTCATGGGTATGGTGGTCACGGGGGACGCGTTCAACGTGTTCGTGTTCCTCGAGATCTCGTCGCTCTCCACGTACACGCTCGTCGCCATGGGCAAGCAGCGGCGCGCGCTCACGGCGGCGTTGAACTACCTGTTCCTGGGGACGCTGGGCGGCACCTTCGTGCTCATCGGCATCGGCCTGATGTACCAGATGACGGGCTCGCTCAACGCCGCTACGGTCTCCGCGCGCATCCGTGAGGTGGAGCAGCTGCGCACGGTGCACGTAGCGTTCGCGTTCCTCGCGGTGGGCCTCGGCATCAAGCTGGCCGTGTTCCCGCTCCACCAGTGGCTCCCGGGCGCCTACTCGCAGGCGCCACACGCGGTGTCGTCGTTCCTCGCGGGCACGGCCACCAAGGTGATGTACTTCCAGCTCATCCGCGTCGTCGTGTCGTTCTTCGGCGTGGCCTACGTGTTCCACACGCTGCAGCTGGGCGCGGTGCTCCTGCCGCTGTCGCTGGTGGCCATGTTCGCGGGCTCGCTCTCGGCCTGCTACCAGCCCAGCCTGCGGCGGCTGCTGGCCTACTCGTCCATCGGCCAGGTGGGCTACCTGACCCTCGCGCTGTCGCTCGGCACGCAGGCCGGGCTCGAGGCGGGCCTGCTGCATCTCGGCGCGCACGCGGTCACCAAGACCGCGCTCTTCATCGTGGCCGCTGCGTTCATCGCGCAGGTCGGAGACGACCGCATCGATGGCCTCGCCGGGTTGGGCAAGCGCTTCCCGCTGCTCTCGCTCGGGTTCGTCGTGGGTGGGCTCTCGCTCATCGGCGTGCCCGGGACCGTCGGCTTCGTGAGCAAGTGGGCCTTGCTGGAGGCGGCGCTCGCGGACGGCAAGCCGTGGCTGGCCTTCGCGGTGCTGGCCAGCTCCATGCTGGCGGTGGTGTACGTCTTCCGTGTGGTCGAGGTGCTCTACTTCCGCGCGCCCTCGCCCAACGCCGCGCCGCTGGTGCGTGAGCGTCCGGACTGGGGCTCGTGGGTCCCGGCCGCGCTCTTGCTGGTCGTCACCGTCGGGCTCGGCGTGTTCTCGGAGCTGCCGTCGGCCTACGTGGCCACGGCCGCGCAGTCGCTCTTCGGAGGCGCGCGATGA
- a CDS encoding pH regulation protein F produces the protein MSFAAVAILITMCLALFRAARGPTTYDRILALNLFGTSTVLLIAVTGFLYGRPEWLDLAMVYALCNFVGVLAVLRFSKYGSFMEDP, from the coding sequence ATGTCGTTCGCCGCGGTGGCCATCCTGATCACCATGTGCCTCGCGCTCTTTCGCGCGGCGCGTGGGCCCACCACCTACGACCGCATCCTCGCGCTCAACCTGTTCGGCACGTCCACCGTGCTCCTCATCGCCGTGACCGGCTTCCTCTATGGGCGCCCCGAGTGGCTGGACCTGGCCATGGTGTACGCGCTGTGCAACTTCGTCGGGGTGTTGGCCGTGCTGCGCTTCTCCAAGTACGGCTCCTTCATGGAGGACCCGTAG
- a CDS encoding FAD-dependent oxidoreductase, with the protein MPEEINYASDVVIAGGGLAGLVTAHELLDKGLKVLVLDRDVASKLGGLAKESFGGVHLVDTSHQRKLGLRDTPELAYSDWESYAEFGPDDDLPRAWARFYCENSDEYIFRFLDKAKVEFLPVVNWPERGLNKPGNTIPRWHIAWGTGHEIIARVVAALEGHPRRSNLTLRFEHTVSGLDVQDGKATGLHGTDSRGRTFRATAEHVVIASGGICGGDLSKLRNNWYKPWGEPPAKLLNGAHIYGDGMLHDEVARHGANVTHLDKQWHYAAGVHHPRKSRPDDGLSLVPPRSGLWMNAHGERIMNPRPLVSYTDTRHLVESVLKEPGQYAWIVMNYKIAIRELGVSGCSYMTAFFEKNKAMLVRDLITGNRELVARLLRECPDDFVEAKTLPALVDKMNERGLYGHRVDLGAMRRDIGAYDDQIDRGPSFFNDEQLRHLMNFRTYRGDKIRTCKYQKILDPKAGPLIAVRSFILARKSLGGIQTDLRGRVLRADGTVIPGLYAAGEAAGFGGGGIHGRGSLEGTFLGGCVLTGRVAGRTIATA; encoded by the coding sequence ATGCCCGAAGAGATCAACTACGCATCCGACGTCGTCATCGCTGGCGGTGGCCTCGCAGGCCTCGTGACCGCCCACGAGCTGCTGGACAAGGGGCTGAAGGTGCTGGTGCTCGACCGCGACGTCGCGTCCAAGCTCGGCGGTCTGGCCAAGGAGTCCTTCGGAGGGGTGCACCTCGTCGACACCTCGCACCAGCGCAAGCTCGGACTCCGCGACACCCCGGAGCTGGCGTACAGCGACTGGGAGAGCTACGCCGAGTTCGGCCCCGACGACGACCTGCCGCGCGCGTGGGCCCGCTTCTACTGCGAGAACTCGGACGAGTACATCTTCCGCTTTTTGGACAAGGCCAAGGTGGAGTTCCTGCCCGTGGTGAACTGGCCCGAGCGGGGCCTGAACAAGCCCGGGAACACCATCCCGCGCTGGCACATCGCGTGGGGCACGGGGCACGAGATCATCGCGCGTGTGGTGGCAGCCCTCGAGGGACACCCACGCCGCAGCAACCTCACGCTGCGCTTCGAGCACACCGTCTCGGGACTGGACGTGCAGGACGGCAAGGCGACGGGGCTGCACGGCACCGACTCGCGCGGGCGCACCTTCCGCGCGACGGCCGAGCACGTGGTCATCGCCTCGGGTGGCATCTGCGGCGGGGACCTGAGCAAGCTGCGCAACAACTGGTACAAGCCCTGGGGCGAGCCGCCGGCGAAGCTCCTCAACGGTGCGCACATCTACGGCGACGGAATGCTGCACGACGAGGTCGCGCGTCACGGCGCGAACGTCACGCACCTCGACAAGCAGTGGCACTACGCGGCCGGGGTGCACCACCCGCGCAAGAGCCGCCCGGACGATGGGCTCAGCTTGGTGCCGCCGCGCTCGGGTCTGTGGATGAACGCGCACGGCGAGCGCATCATGAACCCACGCCCGCTCGTCTCGTACACGGACACGCGTCACTTGGTGGAGAGCGTGCTCAAGGAGCCGGGGCAGTACGCGTGGATCGTGATGAACTACAAGATCGCCATCCGCGAGCTGGGCGTCTCGGGCTGCTCGTACATGACGGCCTTCTTCGAGAAGAACAAGGCCATGCTGGTGCGTGACCTGATCACCGGCAATCGTGAGCTCGTCGCCCGCCTGCTGCGGGAGTGTCCCGACGACTTCGTCGAGGCCAAGACTCTCCCCGCCCTGGTGGACAAGATGAACGAGCGCGGCCTGTACGGGCACCGCGTGGACCTCGGGGCCATGCGCCGCGACATCGGCGCGTACGATGACCAGATCGACCGTGGCCCTTCGTTCTTCAACGACGAGCAGCTGCGCCACCTGATGAACTTCCGCACCTACCGCGGCGACAAGATCCGCACGTGCAAGTACCAGAAGATCCTGGACCCCAAAGCTGGCCCGCTCATCGCCGTGCGCTCGTTCATCCTGGCGCGCAAGAGCCTGGGCGGCATCCAGACGGACCTGCGCGGCCGCGTCCTGCGCGCCGACGGGACGGTCATCCCCGGCCTGTACGCCGCGGGCGAGGCCGCGGGCTTCGGCGGCGGTGGCATCCACGGCCGCGGCTCGCTCGAGGGCACGTTCCTGGGCGGCTGCGTGCTCACGGGCCGTGTGGCGGGGCGCACCATCGCGACGGCCTGA
- a CDS encoding cation:proton antiporter subunit C has translation MSVPGQWNYWAVIVLMMVGLYIVIAKPNYVKKLMGLSLFQVSVIMLYVSMGRVLNGTAPIYVLEDGTPQALVTYSNPVPHVLMLTAIVVGIATTAVGLALVVRIREAYGSSEEDVVAELDRREVEEQRAQFEAMTATPPEGDEPA, from the coding sequence ATGAGCGTGCCGGGTCAGTGGAACTACTGGGCCGTCATCGTGCTGATGATGGTCGGCCTGTACATCGTCATCGCCAAGCCCAACTACGTGAAGAAGCTCATGGGGCTGAGCCTGTTTCAGGTGTCGGTCATCATGCTCTACGTGTCCATGGGCCGCGTGCTGAACGGCACGGCGCCCATCTACGTGCTCGAGGACGGCACGCCGCAGGCGCTGGTCACCTACAGCAACCCCGTGCCGCACGTGCTCATGCTGACCGCCATCGTCGTCGGCATCGCCACCACCGCCGTCGGGCTCGCGCTCGTCGTACGCATCCGCGAGGCCTATGGCTCGAGCGAGGAGGACGTCGTGGCCGAGCTTGACCGGCGCGAGGTCGAGGAGCAGCGCGCGCAGTTCGAAGCGATGACGGCGACGCCGCCCGAAGGAGACGAGCCCGCGTGA
- a CDS encoding monovalent cation/H+ antiporter subunit D family protein (subunit D of antiporter complex involved in resistance to high concentrations of Na+, K+, Li+ and/or alkali; contains an oxidoreductase domain; catalyzes the transfer of electrons from NADH to ubiquinone), which translates to MSHATGVALALALPLVGAVLVAALGKRENAREAATGVVGLATFAAVAALYPDVRAGRLPELELVHAMLPGVPLMFRVEPLGMLYALVAAGLWPITSAYAAGYLRDHHEQHQTRFFVCFALSIFAALGIAFAGNLGTLFVFYEVLTLATFPLVTHAQTPEAQRAGRIYLGILMGTSVCFLLLAITFTYYATGTLDFVPGGILRGRVATSSLPLLLALYVYGCGKAALMPLHRWLPNAMVAPTPVSALLHAVAVVKAGVFAILKIVVYVFGLDLLRDTGASDWLMGMASITILLASLIAFTKDNLKARLAYSTISQLAYIVLGAAMVTPDAVVGGGLHIAAHAMGKITLFFCAGAIIVTAHKTEVSELDGLGRKMPITMAAFFVGALSIIGLPPTGGSWSKWLLALGAVEQSPVLVGVLMLSSLLGIGYLLPIPLRAFFFDAPEGHGDDHAHDAAGATQPHGEVDPGGDDDGHGHGHAHAHEHGEARPLMLVPICLTAVGCLLLFFYSQHIVALLRPVVAP; encoded by the coding sequence ATGAGCCACGCAACGGGTGTCGCCCTCGCCCTGGCGCTGCCGCTCGTTGGCGCCGTGTTGGTGGCCGCGCTCGGCAAGCGCGAGAACGCGCGCGAGGCGGCCACGGGCGTCGTCGGGCTCGCCACCTTCGCGGCCGTCGCCGCGCTCTACCCAGACGTGCGCGCGGGCCGCCTGCCGGAGCTCGAGCTGGTGCACGCCATGCTCCCGGGTGTGCCGCTGATGTTCCGCGTCGAGCCGCTGGGCATGCTCTACGCCCTCGTGGCGGCGGGCCTGTGGCCCATCACCAGCGCCTACGCGGCGGGCTATCTTCGTGACCACCACGAGCAGCACCAGACCCGCTTCTTCGTCTGCTTCGCGCTCTCCATCTTCGCGGCGCTCGGCATCGCGTTCGCCGGGAACCTCGGGACGCTCTTCGTGTTCTACGAGGTGCTGACGCTGGCCACGTTCCCGCTGGTCACGCACGCGCAGACGCCCGAGGCCCAGCGCGCGGGGCGCATCTACCTCGGCATCTTGATGGGCACCTCGGTGTGTTTCCTGCTGCTGGCCATCACATTCACGTACTACGCCACGGGCACGCTCGACTTCGTGCCCGGGGGCATCCTGCGCGGGCGCGTGGCCACGTCGTCGCTGCCGCTGCTGCTCGCCCTGTACGTGTACGGCTGCGGCAAGGCCGCGCTCATGCCACTGCACCGCTGGCTGCCGAACGCCATGGTCGCTCCCACGCCGGTCAGCGCGCTCTTGCACGCCGTGGCCGTCGTGAAGGCGGGCGTGTTCGCCATCCTCAAGATCGTGGTCTACGTGTTCGGCCTGGACCTGCTGCGCGACACGGGCGCCTCGGACTGGCTGATGGGCATGGCGTCCATCACCATCCTGCTGGCGTCACTGATCGCGTTCACGAAGGACAACCTCAAGGCGCGCCTGGCGTACTCCACTATCAGCCAGTTGGCCTACATCGTGCTGGGAGCCGCCATGGTCACGCCCGACGCGGTGGTGGGCGGTGGGCTCCACATCGCCGCGCACGCTATGGGCAAGATCACGCTCTTCTTCTGTGCGGGCGCCATCATCGTCACGGCCCACAAGACCGAGGTGAGCGAGCTGGACGGCCTCGGCCGCAAGATGCCCATCACCATGGCGGCGTTCTTCGTCGGGGCGCTGTCCATCATCGGCCTGCCGCCGACCGGCGGCTCGTGGAGCAAGTGGCTGCTGGCGCTCGGGGCGGTGGAGCAGTCTCCCGTGCTGGTGGGCGTGCTCATGCTCAGCTCGCTGCTCGGCATCGGGTACCTGCTGCCCATCCCGCTGCGCGCCTTCTTCTTCGACGCGCCTGAGGGGCATGGGGACGACCACGCTCATGACGCTGCGGGTGCCACGCAACCGCACGGTGAGGTCGACCCGGGCGGGGACGACGACGGTCACGGTCACGGTCACGCGCATGCTCACGAGCACGGCGAGGCGCGGCCGCTCATGCTGGTGCCCATCTGCCTCACGGCGGTGGGCTGCCTCCTGCTCTTCTTCTATTCGCAGCACATCGTGGCGCTGCTGCGACCGGTGGTGGCCCCATGA
- a CDS encoding DUF4040 domain-containing protein, with product METAITAVLFVLLLVTAVVLGRQRNLFAATMLTGIFSLVSAGLFTVMEAVDVAFTEAAVGAGISTVLMLATLSLTEDVEAREKKIAWPALLVVVLTGGALVYGTFDMPAFGDPNAVVHGGIARYYIDHSWQEIGLPNMVTSILASYRGSDTFGELGVVFVAGTSVLLLVGSRRSGTDDSPERPSVWLGKRHAHVREMPVVRTVAKVMLPYIVLFAFYVQAHGDFGPGGGFQAGVILATAFILFGLVFGPQELVRHVQPQRLERIMAVGLLIYGGVGVAAMLLGGQFLAYGVFTPGHPSHGHHYGIFLVELGVGITVSAVMIIIYATFATRRPSLLPQVVLTAEDRCETDVAPDDVPLVPEERPISVDGLPIAADVTQLSPVAPVAPDEVPS from the coding sequence ATGGAGACCGCCATCACCGCGGTGCTCTTCGTGCTGCTGCTGGTCACGGCCGTCGTGCTCGGTCGCCAGCGCAACCTGTTCGCCGCCACCATGCTCACGGGCATCTTCAGCCTCGTCAGCGCGGGCCTCTTCACCGTCATGGAGGCAGTCGACGTGGCTTTCACCGAGGCCGCGGTCGGCGCGGGCATCTCCACGGTGCTCATGCTGGCGACCCTCTCGCTCACCGAAGACGTGGAGGCCCGCGAGAAGAAGATCGCGTGGCCGGCGCTGCTGGTGGTGGTCCTCACTGGAGGCGCGCTGGTCTACGGCACGTTCGACATGCCCGCCTTCGGCGACCCGAACGCCGTCGTCCACGGCGGCATCGCGCGCTACTACATCGACCACTCGTGGCAGGAGATCGGCCTGCCCAACATGGTCACCTCCATCCTCGCCAGCTACCGCGGCTCTGACACCTTCGGTGAGCTCGGGGTCGTGTTCGTGGCGGGCACCAGCGTGCTCCTCCTCGTGGGCAGCCGGCGCAGTGGCACCGACGACTCCCCCGAGCGCCCCTCCGTGTGGCTCGGCAAGCGCCACGCGCACGTCCGTGAGATGCCCGTGGTGCGCACGGTCGCGAAGGTCATGCTGCCCTACATCGTGCTCTTCGCGTTCTACGTGCAGGCGCACGGCGACTTCGGTCCCGGTGGCGGCTTTCAGGCGGGAGTCATCTTGGCCACGGCCTTCATCCTCTTCGGGCTCGTGTTCGGGCCCCAGGAGCTGGTGCGCCACGTCCAGCCGCAGCGCCTCGAGCGCATCATGGCCGTGGGCCTGCTCATCTATGGCGGCGTGGGTGTCGCGGCCATGCTGCTGGGTGGGCAGTTCCTGGCCTACGGGGTGTTCACACCAGGGCACCCGTCGCACGGGCACCACTACGGCATCTTCCTCGTGGAGCTCGGGGTGGGCATCACGGTCAGCGCCGTGATGATCATCATCTACGCCACCTTCGCCACGCGGCGTCCTTCGCTCCTGCCGCAAGTGGTCCTCACGGCCGAGGACCGCTGCGAGACCGACGTCGCGCCCGACGACGTGCCGCTCGTGCCCGAGGAGCGCCCCATCAGCGTGGACGGTCTGCCCATCGCGGCCGACGTGACGCAGCTCTCACCCGTCGCACCCGTGGCGCCCGACGAGGTTCCGTCATGA
- a CDS encoding ADP-ribosylglycohydrolase family protein, translating to MTAPLERALVALAGLSVGDAFGERFFMPHDALQRAIDERTLPPAPWRYTDDTETALSVVDVLRDFGSVDGDALARRLLSRYDPMRAYGPGAKRLFERLRAGDDWREAGRALFRGVGSFGNGAAMRVPPLGAYFAGDDARCRHEAEQSALVTHAHPEGRAGAIAVAAAASFMTQTRGEAFDPRAFMAHVLSHTPASIVRDGIEEARQTLGERSVTLAAQRLGNGSGVTAADTVPLCTWLVCQHPDDFLEAMWATVSALGDRDTTCAIVGGVLACRVGQGGIPAFMRNAREPLPHGFEPAADL from the coding sequence GTGACGGCGCCCCTCGAGCGGGCGCTGGTCGCCCTGGCCGGGCTCTCGGTCGGCGACGCGTTCGGGGAGCGCTTCTTCATGCCGCACGACGCGCTGCAGCGCGCCATCGACGAGCGCACGCTGCCTCCCGCGCCCTGGCGCTACACGGACGACACGGAGACGGCGCTCTCGGTGGTGGACGTGCTCCGCGACTTCGGCTCGGTGGATGGCGACGCGCTCGCGCGGCGCCTGTTGAGCCGCTACGACCCCATGCGCGCCTACGGACCGGGGGCCAAGCGCCTCTTCGAGCGCCTGCGCGCGGGGGACGACTGGCGCGAGGCGGGGCGCGCCCTGTTTCGCGGGGTGGGCTCCTTCGGCAATGGGGCGGCCATGCGTGTACCACCACTCGGCGCGTACTTCGCGGGCGACGATGCGCGTTGCCGTCACGAGGCGGAGCAGAGCGCGCTGGTGACCCACGCCCACCCGGAGGGGCGCGCTGGCGCCATCGCGGTGGCGGCGGCTGCCAGCTTCATGACGCAGACGCGCGGGGAGGCGTTCGACCCTCGCGCGTTCATGGCCCACGTCCTTTCGCACACCCCTGCCTCCATCGTGCGGGATGGCATCGAGGAGGCGCGCCAGACCCTCGGCGAGCGCAGCGTCACCCTCGCCGCCCAGCGTCTGGGCAACGGCTCCGGGGTCACCGCGGCCGACACGGTGCCGCTGTGTACGTGGCTGGTGTGCCAGCACCCCGACGACTTCCTCGAGGCCATGTGGGCGACCGTCAGCGCCCTCGGGGACCGCGACACCACCTGCGCCATCGTGGGCGGCGTGCTCGCGTGCCGGGTGGGGCAGGGCGGCATCCCCGCCTTCATGCGCAATGCGCGCGAGCCGCTGCCGCACGGCTTCGAGCCCGCCGCCGACCTCTGA
- a CDS encoding Na+/H+ antiporter subunit E translates to MLRTVVVVVAFSVLWVLLSWHFEPLIVLCGAVSVAATVAIMRRLDLMDREGAPFELTLRVLVFIPWLVREIVMANLQMARVVLSPRLRIQPHLIRVPASQRTPVGLAIHANTITITPGTISLDVRDGTILVHALTEAAASEDGSGDIDRKISWVEGRL, encoded by the coding sequence ATGCTCCGGACCGTCGTCGTCGTCGTCGCTTTCAGCGTGCTGTGGGTGCTGCTCTCCTGGCACTTCGAGCCGCTCATCGTGCTCTGCGGGGCTGTGTCGGTGGCGGCCACCGTCGCGATCATGCGGAGGCTGGACCTGATGGACCGGGAAGGCGCCCCCTTCGAGCTGACGCTGCGGGTGCTGGTCTTCATCCCGTGGCTCGTGCGCGAGATCGTCATGGCGAACCTGCAGATGGCGCGCGTGGTGCTGAGCCCGCGCCTGCGTATCCAACCGCACCTCATCCGCGTGCCCGCGAGCCAGCGGACCCCAGTGGGGCTCGCGATCCACGCCAACACCATCACCATCACCCCCGGCACCATCTCGCTCGACGTGCGTGACGGCACCATCTTGGTCCACGCGCTCACGGAGGCGGCGGCGTCGGAGGACGGCAGCGGCGACATCGACCGCAAGATCTCGTGGGTGGAGGGGCGCCTGTGA